One genomic segment of Erysipelotrichaceae bacterium 66202529 includes these proteins:
- the gnd gene encoding decarboxylating 6-phosphogluconate dehydrogenase produces the protein METGFIGLGRMGSNLACNMHSKGIQVYGYDVSQAARARAAEAGICVKDSLQKLIAALHAPRIIWLMLPAGAATEDMIKRLSEVLSHGDFVIDGGNSFYQDSIRNYEFLKKKNIHFYDAGTSGGVLGARQGANLMIGGEEEHFHTIEKLFQCIAQEQGYLYTGEAGSGHYLKMVHNGIEYGMMEAIGEGFELLQHGPFPYDNAQVAKLWNHGSVIRSWLMELAEEAFQDDVNLEAVKGVMYASGEGQWTVEEAMRCQVAVPVIAAALMMRYRSMYEDTFTGKVVASLRKGFGGHKTAQ, from the coding sequence ATGGAAACTGGTTTCATTGGACTTGGAAGGATGGGGAGTAATCTAGCCTGTAATATGCATTCCAAGGGGATTCAGGTATATGGCTATGATGTTTCGCAGGCCGCAAGAGCAAGAGCGGCAGAAGCAGGAATCTGTGTCAAAGACAGCCTGCAGAAGCTGATAGCTGCACTGCATGCCCCGCGTATTATCTGGCTGATGCTACCTGCCGGAGCTGCAACAGAGGATATGATAAAGCGGCTATCCGAAGTTCTCTCACATGGGGATTTTGTCATAGATGGGGGAAATTCGTTTTATCAGGATTCCATCAGGAATTATGAATTTCTGAAAAAGAAAAACATACATTTCTATGATGCAGGAACCTCAGGGGGTGTTCTGGGGGCACGACAGGGTGCTAACCTTATGATCGGAGGTGAAGAGGAGCATTTTCACACGATTGAGAAGCTGTTTCAATGCATAGCACAGGAACAGGGCTATCTGTATACCGGGGAAGCAGGCAGCGGACATTATCTGAAAATGGTGCACAATGGCATAGAATATGGAATGATGGAGGCGATTGGTGAAGGCTTTGAGCTTTTACAGCACGGCCCGTTTCCTTATGACAATGCACAGGTGGCTAAGCTGTGGAACCATGGCTCTGTTATTCGCAGCTGGCTGATGGAGCTGGCAGAGGAGGCATTTCAGGATGATGTGAATCTGGAAGCTGTAAAGGGTGTTATGTATGCATCCGGTGAAGGTCAGTGGACTGTGGAGGAGGCAATGCGTTGTCAGGTTGCTGTGCCCGTCATAGCAGCTGCACTGATGATGCGGTATCGCTCAATGTATGAGGATACCTTTACCGGAAAGGTAGTCGCATCCCTGCGAAAGGGATTTGGCGGTCATAAAACCGCACAATGA